A window of the Arachis duranensis cultivar V14167 chromosome 5, aradu.V14167.gnm2.J7QH, whole genome shotgun sequence genome harbors these coding sequences:
- the LOC110281451 gene encoding uncharacterized protein LOC110281451 yields the protein MSDRVLLKVYYFGQILLQTSEGVTFVCDNPLDVVIPFTISFEELKGVICEEIHFERARRISCILYRYPIQVFGGFVSFKRNMLRTKRACNMFSMYIENRSQLSFIELYVEFEQSEADQNILRKDYNSDSEEEFESNYEFVRPDGDEVEGDGAMAPDVSDVATALANDVPFEEPSFMRVLDLEAMHVSEFPDYISAEISFVADGEFAVGMEFSFREAVIKAIKEYTIRRSVDYRVYESEPLTFYAKCTQYGSGCDWLIRVSMISRKYYWVIRRYNGSHTCTRATISLDHSKLDSTTIAEAIKSLVEADPALKVKSVIAEVQLKFNYIVSYQKAWLAKQKVVKKIFGGWKASYEALPIWFEAMCHKEPSAVVHFETMPAYQGDDLVTDIQVLHHIFWSYYPCIRAFRHCKPVVQVDGTHLYGKYKDCLLVAVSQDGNNNIVPIAFAIVEGETSDAWHFFLSNLRQHVVTRDGVGLISDRHESINAVVERSNGAWSPPRAFHMFCIRHIESNFLRKFKAPYLQKLVINLGYSRTVREYEVRYQRLRERGEAYTDWLNRISENSTRWLLTVDINGVI from the exons ATGAGTGACAGAGTATTATTGAAGGTGTATTATTTTGGTCAGATTTTGTTACAAACATCTGAAGGAGTAACATTTGTTTGTGATAATCCGTTAGATGTTGTGATTCCTTTCACAATCTCATTTGAAGAGCTCAAAGGTGTGATCTGTGAAGAGATTCATTTTGAGAGGGCAAGAAGAATATCCTGTATTCTGTATAGATATCCTATACAAGTGTTTGGTGGATTCGTCAGTTTCAAACGAAATATGTTACGGACGAAGCGAGCATGCAATATGTTTTCCATGTATATTGAAAATCGGAGTCAACTCTCGTTCATCgagttgtatgttgagtttgagCAATCTGAGGCCGACCAGAATATTTTACGGAAAGATTACAATAGTGATAGTGAAGAAGAGTTCGAAAGCAACTACGAATTTGTTCGTCCAGATGGAGATGAGGTTGAAGGTGACGGAGCTATGGCTCCGGATGTGTCTGACGTGGCAACTGCACTGGCAAATGATGTGCCGTTTGAGGAGCCATCATTCATGCGAGTTTTGGATTTGGAAGCCATGCATGTTTCGGAGTTTCCGGATTATATCAGTGCAG AAATTTCTTTTGTCGCAGATGGTGAATTTGCCGTTGGGATGGAATTCAGTTTCAGGGAAGCTGTTATTAAAGCGATAAAAGAGTATACTATTCGAAGAAGCGTAGACTACCGGGTGTATGAATCTGAGCCGTTGACATTTTATGCGAAGTGTACACAGTATGGGTCAGGGTGTGATTGGCTTATCCGGGTTAGCATGATCAGCCGGAAGTACTATTGGGTTATAAGGAGGTATAATGGCAGTCACACATGTACCAGAGCCACAATTTCTCTGGATCATTCGAAGCTGGATTCGACCACAATTGCAGAAGCAATTAAATCGTTGGTTGAGGCTGACCCCGCCTTAAAGGTAAAATCGGTTATAGCAGAGGTGCAATTGAAGTTCAACTACATTGTTAGTTATCAGAAAGCATGGTTGGCTAAGCAAAAGgtagtgaaaaaaatatttggaggcTGGAAAGCATCGTACGAAGCATTGCCTATATGGTTTGAGGCCATGTGCCACAAGGAGCCGTCAGCTGTTGTTCATTTTGAGACTATGCCTGCATATCAAGGCGATGACTTGGTGACTGATATCCAAGTGTTGCATCATATCTTTTGGAGTTATTACCCCTGTATTAGAGCATTCAGACATTGTAAGCCAGTTGTCCAGGTGGATGGGACTCACTTGTACGGAAAGTACAAGGATTGTCTACTAGTGGCAGTGTCACAGGATGGCAACAACAATATCGTCCCAATTGCGTTTGCGATTGTGGAGGGAGAGACTTCAGATGCGTGGCACTTTTTTCTGAGTAACCTTCGTCAACATGTTGTCACTCGGGATGGTGTGGGACTGATATCTGACCGTCACGAATCCATAAATGCAGTTGTGGAAAGGAGTAACGGGGCTTGGTCACCTCCTAGAGCTTTTCATATGTTTTGCATCAGGCATATAGAGTCGAATTTTTTGAGAAAATTCAAGGCGCCGTACTTGCAGAAACTGGTCATCAACTTAG GATATTCGAGGACGGTGCGGGAGTACGAGGTGCGTTACCAGCGTTTACGAGAACGGGGCGAGGCCTACACTGACTGGTTAAACCGAATCTCCGAGAACAGTACGCGTTGGCTTTTGACGGTGGATATCAATGGGGTCATATGA
- the LOC127747573 gene encoding uncharacterized protein LOC127747573 yields MHYLSHSDYKLRMLTCDHPVPPDRYNDQVEEHLRVTGFYHASQIGVVQNQKALVNALIERWHPDTHTFHLPIGECAVTLEDVALILGLPTDGFPVTGMTISNFSALEVECLHQFGIAPRKSECRGCCIKLTWLRNLKENIQLTDEISIQRYVKCHIMLLIGTILFGDKSGAGVHWKFLPLLRDFASIGQYSWGSACLAHLYRALCRASRYNCKEMDGPITLLLGWAWIRLPYLSPLPREPHSFPLANRWRNWERGYRRYRYLNLAHFRKAFDELQEGQFVWVAYAVDRVDPNIIPQGVPPQEWSLDKANGEVLTGPKNLNWATIPSHSSWVMHWTNRYNYVLSELPMNSQHPLETYMDWYRSKYGDRLNLSNLVGQDSDEGNQDMDEGNEVMDEDNEGMDEDSQDADDDNVELEPQSPQTSILNPLPQEQPQFSSQYVPQTQFTPSFPMHQQYWGMSQFEPREGGSFSQLLGFMAADAGQSQYGNQPEFLAGRYSLDAGLPCHTSSVASGGFVSVDSNRSEGGCGVLNSQNSNRISMGPLQEDANTPELDTNAYIVDNPNEEDEIEEFDEDEESHNDGQAHTPDDKGKCYNLRIDPPRRSANRYTPSVFKRAAKKCKNFVNDVKWTIKK; encoded by the exons ATGCACTATCTTAGTCATTCTGATTAT AAATTAAGAATGTTGACCTGTGACCATCCAGTTCCGCCGGATCGGTACAACGATCAAGTGGAGGAGCATTTACGAGTTACTGGATTCTATCATGCATCTCAAATTGGTGTCGTACAAAATCAGAAAGCACTCGTGAATGCTCTAATCGAACGCTGGCACCCTGATACACATACGTTTCACCTTCCAATTGGTGAATGTGCCGTAACTCTTGAAGATGTTGCTCTAATTCTTGGTCTTCCGACGGATGGTTTTCCAGTTACTGGGATGACAATTAGTAATTTTTCAGCGTTGGAGGTGGAGTGTTTGCATCAGTTTGGAATTGCACCACGTAAGTCGGAGTGTAGAGGATGCTGCATAAAACTGACTTGGCTACGGAATCTAAAAGAAAACATTCAGTTGACTGATGAAATAAGTATACAGAGGTATGTGAAGTGCCACATTATGTTGTTGATCGGGACGATCTTGTTTGGGGATAAATCTGGGGCAGGTGTGCATTGGAAGTTTCTACCCTTGCTTCGTGATTTTGCGAGTATTGGACAGTATAGTTGGGGATCGGCATGCCTAGCACACCTCTACAGGGCGTTATGCAGGGCATCTCGTTATAATTGTAAGGAAATGGATGGTCCAATAACACTTCTGCTCGGTTGGGCTTGGATCCGACTGCCATATCTATCGCCGCTTCCTAGGGAACCCCACAGTTTTCCACTAGCCAACAG GTGGCGTAACTGGGAGCGTGGTTACCGACGATATAGATATCTGAATCTAGCTCACTTTAGGAAGGCCTTTGATGAACTCCAGGAAGGCCAG tttgtGTGGGTTGCATATGCTGTGGATCGCGTGGATCCGAACATCATTCCACAGGGAGTACCTCCTCAAGAGTGGAGTCTGGACAAGGCCAATGGAGAAGTCCTGACTGGTCCTAAGAATCTTAACTGGGCCACAATACCGAGTCATTCAAGTTGGGTTATGCATTGGACAAACAGGTATAACTACGTCCTTTCTGAGCTTCCCATGAATTCACAGCATCCATTGGAAACTTACATGGACTGGTACCGGTCAAAATATGGGGACCGCTTGAACTTGTCGAATCTTGTGGGTCAAGACAGTGATGAGGGTAATCAGGATATGGATGAGGGTAATGAGGTTATGGATGAGGATAATGAGGGTATGGATGAGGATAGTCAGGATGCGGATGATGACAATGTGGAACTGGAGCCACAGTCGCCGCAAACATCTATTCTGAATCCACTTCCACAAGAACAACCTCAGTTCTCAAGCCAGTACGTACCTCAGACACAGTTCACCCCGTCATTTCCAATGCATCAACAATATTGGGGTATGTCACAGTTTGAACCCAGAGAAGGAGGTTCTTTTAGCCAATTGCTTGGGTTCATGGCTGCAGATGCAGGACAATCACAATATGGCAATCAGCCTGAGTTCCTGGCGGGTAGGTATTCATTGGATGCGGGGCTCCCGTGCCATACCTCATCGGTCGCTTCTGGAGGGTTCGTATCTGTTGACTCTAATAGAAGTGAAGGTGGATGCGGAGTTCTTAATAGTCAAAATTCTAACCGTATTTCCATGGGACCTCTTCAAGAAGATGCTAACACACCCGAGCTAGATACGAATGCGTATATAGTAGATAACCCGAATGAGGAGGATGAAATAGAGGAGTTCGATGAGGATGAGGAATCCCACAATGATG GTCAGGCACACACTCCGGATGACAAAGGCAAATGTTACAATTTGAGGATTGATCCGCCACGTCGCAGCGCTAATCGATATACTCCATCTGTGTTCAAAAGGGCCGCAAAGAAATGCAAGAACTTTGTGAATGATGTAAAGTGGACAATAAAAAAGTAG